One window from the genome of Rhinolophus ferrumequinum isolate MPI-CBG mRhiFer1 chromosome 10, mRhiFer1_v1.p, whole genome shotgun sequence encodes:
- the NFE2 gene encoding transcription factor NF-E2 45 kDa subunit codes for MPPCPPQQSRNRVTQLPTPELGEMELTWQEIMSITELQGLNAPSEPSFESPTPGPASFPGPPPPPTYCPCSIHPDAGFPLPPPPYELPVPSSHIPDPPYSYGNMAIPVSKPLTLSGLLSEPLADPLALLDIGLPAGPPKPQEDPESDSGLSLNYSDAESLELEGTEAGRRHSEYVEMYPVEYPYSLMSNSLAHPNYALPPAETPLALESSSGPVRAKPAARGEAGSRDERRALAMKIPFPTDKIVNLPVDDFNELLARYPLTESQLALVRDIRRRGKNKVAAQNCRKRKLETIVQLERELERLGSERERLLRARGEADRTLEVMRQQLTELYRDIFQHLRDEAGNNYSPEEYALQQAADGAIFLVPRGTKMEATD; via the exons ATGCCCCCGTGTCCTCCCCAGCAGAGCAGAAACAGGGTGACACAGCTGCCCACTCCAGAGCTGGGCGAGATGGAACTGACTTGGCAAGAGATCATGTCCATCACTGAGTTGCAG GGCCTAAATGCTCCAAGCGAGCCATCATTTGAGTCCCCAACCCCAGGCCCAGCCTCTTTTCCTGGGCCCCCACCGCCTCCAACTTATTGTCCCTGCTCAATCCACCCGGATGCTGGcttccctcttcctccaccaCCTTATGAGCTCCCAGTACCCTCATCTCATATCCCAGACCCTCCATACTCCTATGGCAACATGGCCATACCTGTCTCCAAGCCACTGACCCTCTCAGGCCTGCTCAGTGAGCCCCTCGCAGACCCTTTAGCCCTCCTGGACATTGGGCTGCCAGCAGGGCCTCCCAAGCCCCAAGAAGACCCAGAATCCGACTCAGGATTATCCCTTAACTATAGTGACGCTGAATCTCTTGAGCTGGAGGGGACAGAAGCTGGTCGGCGGCACAGCGAGTATGTAGAGATGTACCCAGTGGAGTATCCCTACTCACTCATGTCCAACTCCTTGGCCCACCCCAACTACGCCTTGCCACCTGCTGAGACCCCCTTAGCCTTAGAGTCCTCCTCAGGCCCTGTGCGGGCCAAGCCCGCTGCACGGGGGGAGGCGGGGAGTCGGGATGAGCGACGGGCCCTGGCCATGAAGATCCCCTTTCCTACGGACAAGATTGTCAACTTGCCAGTAGATGACTTTAATGAGCTGTTGGCACGGTACCCACTGACGGAGAGCCAGCTGGCACTAGTCCGGGACATTCGACGACGGGGCAAGAACAAGGTCGCCGCCCAGAACTGTCGCAAGAGAAAGCTGGAGACCATTGTGCAGCTGGAGCGGGAACTGGAGCGGCTGGGCAGTGAGCGGGAGCGGCTTCTCCGGGCCCGAGGGGAGGCAGATCGAACCCTGGAGGTCATGCGCCAACAGCTGACCGAGCTGTACCGTGACATTTTCCAGCACCTGCGGGATGAAGCCGGGAACAACTACTCTCCTGAAGAGTATGCATTGCAACAGGCTGCTGATGGGGCCATCTTCCTGGTGCCTCGGGGGACCAAGATGGAGGCCACAGACTGA